GATGATCGACGGCCTCGCCCAGATCATCCTGCGCAGCATGCGCCCGCAGGGCTGAGCCGTACGTCCCCCGCCTTTCCGGCCCCGCCACTTGATCTGTAGTAATCTGCCCCCCATTTATTAAGGGTCCGGTGCCCATACTGGGGCCGGGCGGATCGGTTTGGCAGGTTTCTGCCGTTTTTGGCCGGTCTGGTGACAAAGCCGCTTCACTGATGAGGGCTTTTGAATGGCACGGGTTACCCCCTTTACCCACCCGTTGCTGCTTGGCTTCGATGGCCTTGAGCAGCTTCTGGACAGGGTCGGCAGGCTGTCCAATGACGGCTATCCGCCCTTCAATATCGAACAGACGTCCCTCGGCACCGACGCGGGTCCAGATGCCCATGCGGGCGGCGCCCAGCGCTTCCGCATCACGCTGGCGGTTGCCGGCTTCACGGAGAATGCCCTCTCGGTCACCGTGGAAGGCAATGAGCTGGTGATCCGCGGCAAGCAGCAGGATGACGGCGACCGCGCCTTCCTGCATCGCGGCATTGCGGCCCGGCAGTTCGTGCGGGTGTTCGTTCTCGCCGACGGGCTGGAAGTGGAAGGGGCCGACCTCGAAAACGGTCTTCTGAGTATCGACCTCGTGAAGCCTGAACCCGCCCATCATGTCCGCCGGATCGAGATAGGCTCGCAGGCGCAGCCGCGCCAGCGCATCGAAAGCCGCCGCATCAACGGCTCCGACGGAGCATCCGCCGAACCCGAAGACACCGCCGTCTGATTCAGAGGCACAGGTAAGGAGTACGCGACCCATGAATGACAGCACGTTTGACACCCGCGCCCCTGCTCCCATGATGAGCAGCAAGGACTTCGCCGAGTTCGGCGCACCGAAAACCGTCTATGTGCGCGAGATCGGCCAGGATGATGTCCGCGAAGTGGTCGGCGAGGATACTAAGATCCCGCACGATGCCCGCTTCTTCGCGGTGCACTCGGCCAATGGCACGCGCATGGCCATCGTCGATGACCGCGACGCAGCCTTTGCCGGCGCGCGCCAGTATGACCTCGACCCCGTGAGCGTTCACTGACGAAAGACCGGGGTCACCCAACACGGCAAAAGGCCGCTGCCCCTTTAGGGGGCGCGGCCTTTTTCATGGGCAGTGACCTTAATGCCTTGCCGGACACTCAGGCTGCGTGGCTTGCCGCGGGCTGGGTCAGCACTTCGTGGATTTCCTGGGCGGTCGCCGCCGCGCGCAGGGCATTGGTGACGCCCTCATTACGCAGCAGGCGCGAGATACGGGCCAGCGCTTTCAGATGGTCAGCGCCGGATTCCTCCGGCACCAGCAGCAGGAAGACGAGGTCCACCGGCTCGTCATCCACCGCGTCGAACTCGATGGGCGCATCCAGCCGGGCGAAGAAGCCCTCGAGATGCTCCATGTCTTCCAGGCGCGCATGCGGGATGGCGATGCCATGGCCGACGCCGGTGGAGCCCAGCCGCTCACGCTCAATCAGCGCATCGAAGATGATGCGGGCGTCAATGCCGGAGGCTTCCGCGGCGCGGGTGGCGAGATCCTGAAGCACCTGCTTCTTGCTGCCCGCATGAAAGCTCGCGAAAACGCGTTCGGCCGTAACCAGATCCGAGAGATCCATATCTGCAATGTGGCGGCCCGCGCGGCCCTTCAAGCCTCGCGGTGACGCCCCTTCTACAAAACTGTTGCTACGTGTCTATGTGGCGCGCGCGCAGGCTTTGTCAGCCCTGGCCGCCAAGTTCCACCCAACCGATGTTTCCATCCTCGCGGCGATACACCATGCTCACCGCGTCATTGGACCCGGACTTGAAGAGCAGGAACGGCGCATCCGCCAGATCCATGCGCATCACGGCCTCGCCTACGGAGAGGCGGTGCAGGGTCTTCGTCGTCTCGGCGATGATGACCGGCTGGTCGTCATTGCCCGTATTGTCGCTGGCGGTATCCGTCTCCGCCTCGTCCTCACCGCCGGACAGCACGCGCGCCGGCAGCTCGATTTCCTCCGGCGCCGGGCGCCCTTCGGCGTGATGATCCTTCAGCCGGCGCTTGTGGCGGCGCAGGCGCTTTTCCATGCGGTCGGCGGCACCGTCAAAGGCGGAATAGATCTCGCCCGCGCGCGCCTGGCTCTGCATGACGACACCATGGCCCAGGCGCAGCGTGCAATCGGCCTGGAACTCATGGCCTTCCTTCGAGAACACCACATGGGCGTCGATGGCACGGCCGAGATATTTCTCGGCGGCGGCTTCCAGACGGTCGGTGACATGGACGCGCAGGGCATCCCCCACATCAATATGCTTGCCGGTGACCTGAACCTGCATGGGGCCTCTGATTTTCGTGTTTAGGCGATGTATCGCAAATGGATCAATCGCAGTTGTTGCAGCTCGGGCGGGGCCGATGTGGCCCTGTGCGGACCCCGGTCCGCCGCCTGTCTGATTGTGGCGCTTTCCGAGCTGCCTGCCAATCACAAGCGCCGGACCCTAGTGAGGTCCGGCGGGGGTGTCAACACGGCCGGGGCTGCTGCAAGGCAGGCATGACGCCACCCCATTAACCCTTTAATTTCAGGCGCTTAGCTTCTTCTGTCGGCGACGCTCGACCGACGAGGGGATGTTCATCGCCTCCCGGTATTTGGCCACCGTGCGCCGGGCGATATCAATGCCCGACAGCTTGAGCATTTCCACGATCTTGTCGTCCGACAGGATCTTCTTCGGGCTTTCCGAATCAATCAGCTCGCGGATGCGGTGCCGCACGGCCTCGGCGGAATGGGCATCGCCCCCATCGGTGGAGGATATCGCTGAGGTGAAGAAATATTTGAGCTCGAAGACACCGCGCGAGGTCGCCATGAACTTGTTGGACGTCACGCGGCTCACCGTCGATTCATGCATGTCGATGGCGTCCGCGATGGTCTTGAGGTTCAGGGGCCGCAGATGCGAGACGCCATGGGCGAAGAAGCCGTCCTGCTGGCGCACGATCTCACGGCTCACCTTCAGGATCGTCCGGGCGCGCTGGTCGAGGCTCTTCACCAGCCAGTTGGCGCTCTGCAGGCAATCCGACAGGTAGAGCTTGTCGTCCTTGTTCTGGGTCGCCCCGGAAACGGTTGCATAATATTGCTGGTTCACCAGCACACGCGGCAGGGTCTCGGTGTTGAGTTCCACCGTCCAGCCGCCGCCCTGAGCCGCGCGCACGAATACATCCGGCACCACGGGGGCCGCTGTCTCGCCGCCGAAGGTCAGGCCCGGGCGCGGATCCAGAGCACGGATCTCGGCGATCATGTCGCGGATATCTTCCTCGTCCACGCCGCACAGTTTGCAGAGCTGGGCAAGGTCGCGCCGCGCCACCAGTTCGAGATTGTCGAGGAAACATTGCATCGCCGGGTCGAGCCGGTCCTGCTCGGCAAGTTGCAGCGCCATGCATTCCTTCAGCGAGCGGGCCATGACGCCGGTGGGCTCGAAGCCCTGCATCACGGTCAGCATGCCTTCCACATCCTCCAGCGCCACGCCGAGGCGGTCGGCGATGTCGGCAAGGCCATCAATCCCGTCCTCGAAGCGCAGATAGCCCGCGTCATCCACGCAGTCGATGAGGAAGCGGCCGATCAGCCGCTTGGCCGGGTCGAACACCGACACATCAAGCTGCTCGGTGAGGAATTCGTGCAGGGTCTGGTCGCGGGTCAGGCGGCTTTCAAGATCAAGGTCGCCATCGGGTGCCGCGCCGCCCGCACCGCTGCCGCCGGAAGCCGACCAGTCCGATCCGCCCAGCGCTGCCGGTGTGGCGTCGCCTTCTGCCCCTGCTGCGCCTGTGCGGTCAGACCCGGTATCGTCCGGGTACATATCTTCAAAGCCAGAATCCATCTCGGATGCCGGCGAGGCATCATTGAGGGAAAGCTGGCCCGCATCCGCGTCGCTGAAACCATCATCGCCGCCCGCGTCGCCACCAGCGTCTCCGCTAGGATCACCGCCGCTATCAGCGCCCGTATCACCGGAAGCGTCCGCCCGTTCGCGATCGGCGCTCTCTGCGGCCATGTCGGGAATGTCAGCGCGTTCATCGCGGTCAAGCAGCGGGTTTTTCTCCAGCTCCTGCTCGACGAAATTGGAAAGTTCGATATTGGAGAGCTGCAGAAGTTTGATCGCCTGCTGCAGCTGGGGCGTCATGACCAGGGATTGTCCCTGGCGTATCTCCAGCCGTGGTGCCAGTGCCATCGCGCGCCCCGTTCCCGCCTCGCCCTAGAGCGAAAAGCGTTCGCCGAGATAGAGCCGGCGCACATCCTCGTTGCCGACAATCTCGGAGGGCAGGCCTTCCAGCAAAAGCCGCCCGTCGTGAATGATATAGGCGCGGTCGATGAGCTCGAGGGTCTCGCGCACATTGTGGTCGGTGATCAGCACACCGATGCCGCGATCCGTCAGATGGCTCACAAGCTCATGAATGTCGCCGGTGGCGATGGGGTCGATGCCCGCGAAGGGTTCGTCGAGCAGCATGTAGTTGGGCTGGGCCGCCATGGCGCGGGCAATCTCCACGCGCCGGCGCTCACCGCCCGACAATGCCACTGACGGCGTGCGCCGCAGATGGGTGATCGAGAACTCGGCCAGCAACTCGTCCAGCATGGCTTCGCGGCGGGAATGGTCCTTCTCGACCAGTTCGATGACGGCGCGGATGTTTTCCTCAACCGTCAGCCCACGGAAGATCGATGCTTCCTGCGGCAGATAGCCGATACCCATGCGGGCGCGGCGATACATGGGCAGGCGCGAAATATCAACGCCGTCGAGCTCGACGGAGCCGTAATCCGCCTCAACCAGGCCCGCGATCATGTAGAAGCAGGTGGTCTTGCCTGCCCCGTTGGGACCCAGCAGCCCCACCGCTTCGCCGCGTGCCACGTTCATGGAAACGCCGCGCACCACAGGGCGCTTATTGTAGGTCTTGCCGATGCCTTCCACCACGAGACCGGAGGACGCCGCAACAAGGCGCGGGCCGCCTGTGGCCGCCCGGTTTTCCTGCGTCATGCTCGTGGTATCCCCATCCATGCGTGTCATTAGTCGCCCTGCGCGCTTAAAAATTTGTGAACCATGACGGGTTGCCGCTACCAAAAGGCATGAAACTTGCCTAAGCGGCTTTTCCGCCACATGGCGGCCCCCATGCCGCCTGCTAAATCCCCTGGAAAGGGCGCCCCGCTCCTATTGGGCGCCGCCTTCCGATCCGTTGTTGTCGGCCGGCACGAAGAGCGACCGCACACGGCCGCCCTGGGTGCCTGACGCCCCGCTGGCGCCCGCATCCACCACCGTCTGGCCGGTGTCGAGATTCATCTCCAGCTTCTGGCCGCGGATCACGTTCTCACCCTGGGTCAGCACCACCGTGTCGCCCATGTAGATCTTGCGCACCTTCACGTCGTACAGCGCCCAGTCTCCATTGGCGGTCTGGTCTTCATCGTCGGTGATGATGACATTCCCCTTGGCATCGATCTTGGTGATGCTCTGGCCGGGACCGGGGCCGGGCTCCTCTTCGCCTTCGAAGCCCTCCGGCACGTCCTCGGCCTTCTTGGTCTCGTCCTTGGTGCGTTCCACATAGTAGACCCACACCTTGTCGGCGCGCAGGCGCATGGTGCCCTGGATCGCGTCCACCTTGCCGGTGAAGATCGCCACATTTTCAGAGCGCACCCATTCGGCCTTATCGGAAATCACCTCGATGGGCTCACCGGGATCGTTGGTGAACCCGTCGCCGGAGCCGTCCTGGGCCAGCGCTGCCGGTCCCGCAAGGCCGAGCATCAGAAGGGCTGCGCCAAGGGTGCGGCCGGTCGTGGTGGTCAGAAGGGTCATCTTGTCCTGTGCCTTTTCGTCGGGAGGGAAGCGCACCCACGCCTCACTTGCCGGTGGGGCCGAACAGCCCCTCACCGCTGGACCCGCCAGCATTAAAGATCACGATCTTGGCGCCGTTGATGAGGGTCACCCGGTCGCCGGATTCGGTTACCCGCAGCCCGCCGCCCTCGGCGGTGCCTTCCGGACCCTGCGCATAGACCTGCTGATCGCTTGAAATATCGCCTGTATCGAGGTTCACCCGGACCAGCTTGCCCTGGAAGCGGAAGCCGTCATCTGTGAACAGCTGCACATTGTCCTCGAGGTCGATCCATTCCTCGTCGGTATTGAGCAGGCCCTTGTTGGAGGTCACAGCCGTCCAGGAGGTCTGGCTTTCGCTGACCAGATCCCCTTCCACATTCTCCAGGTGGATGAGCGCCGGATTGTCCGCATCCTGAACAGCGCTTGTGGCATTCATCGTGTAGGGCTGGCCCTTCTCGTCGACGTCGGAGATGCGCGGCGACACCATGCGCAGATCGTCCGTACGCGACGACACCTCGGAGAAGGTGATGTCGAGCTCATCCGGCCCGTCGAAGGTGCCGGACATGAACAGCAGCGCGCCGATCAAGCCGAGCGCCGTCACCGCGAGGCCCACCTTCATGGCGGAGACGAAGCGGCTATAGGCCTGGGCGCGCGCCGCATTGGCCTGGCGCAGGTTGCGCGGCTGGGCCCGGCGGCGGGCAGCGTCTGTTCGGCTCATGCTCATGGATGCGTCGTGCTCACCGGGTCGGTCCTCAGGCAAAGCCCGCGCGCAGCAGGTCATGCATGTGCAGCACGCCCAGCGGGGCCTGCGGGCCGGCGCCGCCTGCGGGCATCACGAAAAGCACGGTCACAGGCGGGCTTACCTCGTTCATCTGCGCCATGGCTTCGGCTGCCAGCGCATCCACCGCAATGGTGCGCGGCGTGGTGGTCATGACATCGCGCGCGGCCTTGGACACAAGGTCGGGGCCCAGATGACGGCGCAGATCCCCATCGGTGATGATGCCGACGAGCCGTCCGTCCGCATCCGCCACGCCGGTGCAGCCGAGACCGCCTTCGGTCATCTTGGAGACGGCATCCGGCAGGGGGGTGTCCGGGGTTACCATGGGCACCAGGTCAGGCCCGCGCATCACGTCGCTCACCCGCACCAGCGCCTGGCCGAGGCGGCCACCGGGGTGCAGCTCGCGATACTTGTCCTTGGTGAAGCCGCGCCGCTCCATCAGCGCCACCGCTAGTGCGTCGCCCAGGGCGATCATCATGGTGGAGGATGTGGTGGGCGCCATGCCCATGGGGCAGGCTTCCTCCGCCGGGGCCAGGGTCAGCAGAATGGTGGCCGCCTTGGCCAGTGTCGACTCGGCGCGGGAGGTGATGGCGATCAGCGGCGTGTTGATGCGGCGGCCATGGGCGATGATGTCGCCGAGTTCCTGGTTTTCGCCGGAATTGGACAGCACAAGCAGGCAGTCGCCTCGCGTCACCATGCCGAGGTCGCCGTGGCTGGCTTCGCCCGGATGGACATAGTGCGCCGGCGTGCCGGTGGAGGCGAGGGTCGCCGCGATCTTGCGGGCCACATGCCCGCTCTTGCCCATGCCGCTGACAATGACGCGGCCCTTGGTGGCCAGCATGGCATCCACCGCTTCGCTGAACCGTCCGTCCAGCCCGTCGCGCAGCCGCGCTAGGGCGTCAGACGCCAGGGTCAGCACGCGTGCGGCAGCCGATGCGTCCCCCTCGGCGGGGGCGGTTTCAGGCGATGCGTCGGGCGCCGGAGAAGCTGTGTGAACCATGTAAGCAGGCCGCGGGCTGTGGCAGGCAACCTGACCCGCCCCGCCCAAGCCGGACGCGCGGGCAAGCAAGAAACTTGCCAGAAATCATCAATTGCGCCGGAGTATGGGTGTGCGACCCGTCCGGCGTCAACCAGATTGCCCAAAAATCGGGCGGATTCGCGGCATTGCCTGTCATCACCCGACACCGCTCCGGAGCCGCTCCGGAGCGGCTCGGTTTGGCTCTGGAAAGCTGGGAGAGAGAGGCGGCTCAACTGTGAGCAAAGATGTCCTCGTCCGGCCAGCCTGCCAGGTCGAGGGCGGCCCGGGTCGGCAGGAAATCGAAACAGGCCTGGGCCAGGTCGGCACGGCCTTCCCGCGCCAGCATTATGTCCAGCTTGTCCTTCATCTGGTGCAGGTAGAGAACGTCCGACGCCGCGTATTCGAGCTGGGCCGGGCTCAAATCGTCCGCCCCCCAGTCGGAGCTCTGCTGCTGCTTGGACATATCAACGCCCAGCAGTTCCCGCGCCAGATCCTTGAGGCCGTGCCGGTCCGTATAGGTCCGCACCAGGCGGGAGGCGATCTTGGTGCAATAGACCGGTGCGCAGGTGACACCAAGATATTTCGAGATCATGCCCACGTCGAAGCGGGCAAAGTGAAACAGCTTCACCGTGCCTGCATCGGCCAGCAGGGCCTTGAGATTGGGGCAGTCGAAAGTGGTGCGGTTGAGCTGCACCACATGGGCGTCTCCGTCGCCGGCCGATAGCTGCACCACGCACAGATCATCCCGGTTCGGATCAAGGCCCATGGCCTCGGTATCCACGGCCACGACGGGGCCGAGATCAAGCCCGTCGGGGAGATCGCCTTTGTGCAGGGTGATGGTCATCGATGAAGCTCCGGCTTGGATGCATTTGCCCCGTTACATATCGCGGCGCCCCCCAGCCGTCGAGGGCAGCATCATTCAGCCCACCTGCCGGCGCTCGCCCCCGGACCGCCGGTCCTCTGCCACGGGCTTGCTCTCCTTGCGTCGCTGGTCCTTGCGGTTGTCTACCTCAGGCGTCGACGTGCGGACGATGCGGCGGATGGTGCTTTCCAGCCCGTCAATGTCGTTCTTGAGCACGGAAGATGCCTCGGCGACATTGACCGCCACCTCATCCACCCGCGACAGGCTTTCCGAGATGCCGCCCACGCGGTCTGTCACCCGGCGGGCACCATCGGTGGACTGTTCGGCGTTGCTGGCGATCTCGGCCGCGGACGCGCGCTGCGTCTGCACGGCTTCGTCGATCTGTGCTGCGGCGGCATTGATCTGCTCGATCACTTCATGGATCTGGCTCATCGCGCCCACGGCTTCCTCGGTGGTGCCCTGCATCAGCGCCACCTGGGACGTGATCTCGGATACCGACCGCTGGGTCTGGGTGGCCAGCGACTTCACCTCATTGGCCACGACGGCAAACCCCTTGCCAGCGTCGCCCGCGCGCGCCGCCTCAATGGTGGCGTTGAGGGCCAGCAAATTGGTCTGCTCGGCAATCTCGCTGATGAGATTGACGACGGCTCCCACCTCGGTGGCTGCTTCCTGCAGCTTGCCCACCACCTGGCCGGTGCCGGTGGCCGTTGTGGCCGCGCGGTCTGCGGCACTGCGGGTTTCAGATACCTGGGCGACGACCGATTCAAGGGAGCTGTTGACCTCTTCCAGCAGGCGCGACACGGCTTCCGCATTGGCGGAGGCCTGCTCGGCGGCGTCCACCGCTTCCTTCTGGTTCTCACTCACCTCCTCACCGATGCGCTTCAGATCCTGGGCGCGGGCGGCGAGCGACTCGCCGTTTTCAGAGATGGTGACGACGGTGGTCTGCAACTCGCCTTCCACAGCGTCGGCAAGCGCCTTCAGGGCCTTCACCTTTTCTTCGGCGGCGATGGCCTCCTGGCGCGTGCGTTCTTCCTGTTCCTTTTCCCCGGCGATGATGCTGTCGCGGAACTGCACCAGCGCGCGGTTCATGGCGCCGATATCGTCCTGGCTCTGATCATCCACGAGGTCGATGTCCCGGTTGCCGCCGGCGATGGCGCGCAGATTGTCCACGAAGACACCCACACGGCGTGACAGGGGCAAGGCACCCGCAAGGCCGATGGAGGCGAAGACGATGATCACCATCACATTGGTGGCCACCAGCCAGAAGATGGCGGCATCAGCCGCACCCATCAATTCCTCGGTGCGGGTATGGATAGCCTCCGCCGTCCGGTCCTCGATACTGCGCATGGTGGCGAGCCACTGGGTGGCTGCCTCATACCAGTTGGCCGCCGTCAGGCCGTGCGTGTCGCGGGTGTCCTCCAGGGAGGCGAGGATTTCGCGCAGTTCCTCAACGCGGGCCACTTCCGGCTGGGCAAGCGCGTCAACGAGGATCTTCTGCTCCTGCTTGGAGGCAAAGCGGTGATATTCCTCCAGGAACACTTCCTCGCCGCGCAGCTGATCGCGATAGGCGCGGTAGCGGGCGGCATCGTACACGCCAGCCTCGGCATCATTCAGCAGGGACGCACCGTGAGCGCGTTCCAGGCTCGCGCTCTCCATGGTCTGCACCAGATAGAGATAAGGCAGCAGCAGCACCGTTACTTCCTGGGCCGGGCTGTACTCGGACGCCACTGCAATCACGTCGATCAGATGGCTGTTGATCGTGGAGTAGTATTCAAGGCTTTCCTCAACGGACACCTTGCGCCCGTCAACCAGGGCGCGATGGGCATCAAGCTGCTTCAGGTCCTGTTCCACATAGGCCAGTTTTTCGACCACGCGCTTGGGCAGGGCCGCCATGTCGGCCTTTGCCACATGGGCGCGGAAGTTCCGCATCTCGGCATTGGTCTTTTCGCGCTGGGTCGTGAGTTCGCCGCGGCGATCGGCGGCAAAGCCGCTTGAAATCACACCGACGGTGCGGCCGCGCTCGGACTGGAGTTCGTGGATAATCCCGCTCGCCGTCGTCGCGATATCCTGCAGCGGCACCAGGGCGCGCAGTTTTTCCTTGGAATCCAGCTGCTGATAAATCGCCTCACCGGCAAGGCCAATAATGGCCAGGTGAGGAAAAAGAACCAGCACGATCAGTTTGGTCTTGAGGCTCATCTGCATAGCACAATCCCCCGGCTGCACTTTTGATGAGACCACCTCAAACCAATTTAGTTAAATATTTCAGCTACCCAGCACACTTTCTGCGGGAATTCATTCCGCCTGCAGAAATCAAGGCCTAACCGGTCGCCCAACTATACTTTCAGTTGAACAAAGTATGCTTTGCTCGCATGGGTTGCGCAGTGCGTGCGGCCTTGCGGCGTGATGGAGATGGAGTATCGGGGATGAGATGGTGCCCAGGAGAAGACTCGAACTTCCACGCCCTTTCGGGCACTAGCACCTGAAGCTAGCGCGTCTACCAATTCCGCCACCTGGGCATCGCTGCCGGGCCCCTGCCCAGAGGCGGGGCGGCTGCGAAGGGGGCGAGTGATAGCGCCGCGCTGCGTGCGGATCAAGCCCAGAATGCATGCAAAGCCCGATAATCCGCATAGAATGCATTGCGGCCTGCCTTGGGGCCGGCAGTCACAGGATTTCGCGCGATGCCGCGCCTTCTCGTTCTCTCCGGCCTGCCGGGCACCGGCAAGACCACCCTCGCCCGCCCGCTGGCCCGGCGGCTTGGTGCCGTCTATGTGCGCATCGACACGATCGAGCAGGCCATGCGCTCCTCCGAGGTTGCTCCGGTTGAGGTCGAAGATCACGGCTATCGCGCAGGCTACGGCGTGACCGCCGACAATCTGGCCCTTGGCCGTGACGTTGTGGCGGAATGCGTGAACCCGCTGGCGATCACCCGCGCTGCGTGGCGCGAGGTTGCCCGCAAGGCGGGGGCCGACTGCCACGAGATCGAGCTTGTGTGCTCAGACCTGCACAAGCACCGCGCCCGGGTGGAAGGCCGCGTTACCGACATTCCCGGCCTCATCCTGCCGCGCTGGGATGACGTGCTGGCGCGGGATTATGAGCCCTGGCACGGCCCGCATCTGATGATCGATACCGCCGCCATGACACCGGACGAGGCCGTGCGCCACATCCTGCACCGCATCGGCCTGCACTCCTGAAACCGCCGACTAGAGAGGCGCGCGGAGCCGAAACGGGACGATCTGCATTTGGCCCATCACCGCAATGCCGGTAGGGCGAAACGCAAATTGTGATCCTCGCCAGGGCGCGCACATTGGTGGGGAAATCAATCATCACCAAAGGCCGCATCATGTCTCAGACCATTCCCGAAGGCTTCAGCCCTCACTTCCGCAAAAGCCCGCTCACCGACCCATGGGAGCCGCTTTATTCCCGCCTTCTTGAAGACCGCATCGTCCTCGGTCTGCGGGCTGATGAGCGGCACTGCAATTCGCGCGGCATCGTGCACGGCGGGCTGATCACGGCGCTGGCCGACAATGCCATGGGCCTGTCCTGCGTCGCTGCCTACAAGGCCAAGGGTTTCGACACCCCACCGCTTGTGACCATCACCCTGCATGTGGATTTCCTGCGCGCCGGCAGTGCCGGGCAGTGGATCGAGTTCTCCACCACCGCCATCAAGACCGGTGCCAAGATCGCCGCCGCCCAGGGCGTGGTGACGGCAGACGGGCGGGACAGCGCCTATTGCAGCGCCACCTTCTCCGCCGCGTAGGCTTTTCCCGTATCGTCCCCATTGCCGGACCCTTCTCTTGGGACAAACTGCCCTGCCCCCTAGGCGGGTGGGTGCGGCTGCGCTATTTACTGCTCTAAATGACTATGCGACGCGCGGCCTGAGAGGCTGCCTGCCGCCCCCCGGGGCGCGCAGGTGCCCGGCGAGAAGAGGGACATTCCATCGTGAGCGACAAGATCGTTACGGTATTTGGCGGATCGGGCTTTCTGGGCCGCCACGTGGTGCGGGAACTGGCGAAGCGCGGCTACCGCGTGCGCGCCGCCATGCGGCATCCGTCGCGGGCCGGCTTCCTGCGCACCATGGGTCTGCCGGGCCAGGTGGAAGCGGTTTACGCAGACATCCGCGATGACGAATCAGTCGCCCGCGCGCTCAACGGCGCGTCCATGGCGGTGAACCTCGTCGGCATCCTGTTTGAAAGCGGCAAGCAGACTTTCTCCGCCCTGCAGGCGGAAGGCGCCGGCCGCATAGCCTGGACCGCCAAGGCCAAGGGCGTTGAGCGGCTCGTGCATGTGTCGGCAATCGGTGCGGATACGGGCAGCGATGCGCAATACGCGGCCAGCAAGGCCAATGGCGAAGCCGCCGTGCTGGAGGCCTTCCCCGAAGCCGTGATCCTTCGCCCCTCCATCGTGTTCGGCAAGGGCGACGGTTTCTTCAACCGGTTTGCAGGTCTTGCCCGGTTCCTGCCGGCGCTGCCGCTGCTCGGCGGCGGGCACACGAAAATGCAGCCGGTCTATGTGGATGACGTGGCTGATGCGGTATGCGCGGCGCTGGACGACACGGGCACCTCGGGCAAGATCTATGAATTGGGCGGCCCGCGCGTCTACAGCTTCAAGGAGCTGATGCAGATCGTCCTTGATGAGACCCAGCGCAAGCGTCTGCTGGCGCCGGTGCCCTGGCCCATCGCCCGCCTCCAGGGCCGCATCCTCGGGCTGCTGCCCAATCCGCTGCTCACCCATGACCAGGTGAAGATGCTGGAAACCGACAATGTGGTGAGCGAGGCAGCCATCGCTGAGAAGCGCACCCTCGGCGACCTCGGCATCGAGGCGACCAGCGTCGAGGCCATTGTGCCCAGCTATCTGTGGATGTACCGCCGCCAGGGCCAGTATGCGGAAGATATCCGCCGCGAAACCGCGTCCTGATCAGCCCAGATACAGCCAGCCCAGCAATGCCGCCCCCAGCACCACCCGGTAGATGACGAAGGGGGTGAGGGAGATGTTTTCCAGAAGCCGCATGAAAACGGCGATGGAAAGCCAGGCGGCGAGGAAGGACAGGAAGGCGGCGATCACAGCGTCTGTCTGAAGGGTGGTGTTGCCGCTGTCGATCAGTTCCATGGCCGTCGCCGCGCCTGCGCCCAAGATGGTAGGAATTGCCAGCAGCATGGAGAAGCGGGCGGCTTCCTTGCGGTCGAAGCCCAGAAAGCGCGCCGCCGTCATGGTGACGCCGGAGCGGCTCGCCCCCGGCATGATGGCGGCGATCTGCGACAGGCCAATGATCAGCGCCTGCCCCCAGCTCATCTCACGCAAGGTGCGGGAGGT
The sequence above is drawn from the Pyruvatibacter mobilis genome and encodes:
- the lptC gene encoding LPS export ABC transporter periplasmic protein LptC, which encodes MSMSRTDAARRRAQPRNLRQANAARAQAYSRFVSAMKVGLAVTALGLIGALLFMSGTFDGPDELDITFSEVSSRTDDLRMVSPRISDVDEKGQPYTMNATSAVQDADNPALIHLENVEGDLVSESQTSWTAVTSNKGLLNTDEEWIDLEDNVQLFTDDGFRFQGKLVRVNLDTGDISSDQQVYAQGPEGTAEGGGLRVTESGDRVTLINGAKIVIFNAGGSSGEGLFGPTGK
- a CDS encoding KpsF/GutQ family sugar-phosphate isomerase, with amino-acid sequence MVHTASPAPDASPETAPAEGDASAAARVLTLASDALARLRDGLDGRFSEAVDAMLATKGRVIVSGMGKSGHVARKIAATLASTGTPAHYVHPGEASHGDLGMVTRGDCLLVLSNSGENQELGDIIAHGRRINTPLIAITSRAESTLAKAATILLTLAPAEEACPMGMAPTTSSTMMIALGDALAVALMERRGFTKDKYRELHPGGRLGQALVRVSDVMRGPDLVPMVTPDTPLPDAVSKMTEGGLGCTGVADADGRLVGIITDGDLRRHLGPDLVSKAARDVMTTTPRTIAVDALAAEAMAQMNEVSPPVTVLFVMPAGGAGPQAPLGVLHMHDLLRAGFA
- a CDS encoding ribonuclease D; protein product: MTITLHKGDLPDGLDLGPVVAVDTEAMGLDPNRDDLCVVQLSAGDGDAHVVQLNRTTFDCPNLKALLADAGTVKLFHFARFDVGMISKYLGVTCAPVYCTKIASRLVRTYTDRHGLKDLARELLGVDMSKQQQSSDWGADDLSPAQLEYAASDVLYLHQMKDKLDIMLAREGRADLAQACFDFLPTRAALDLAGWPDEDIFAHS
- a CDS encoding methyl-accepting chemotaxis protein, whose protein sequence is MSLKTKLIVLVLFPHLAIIGLAGEAIYQQLDSKEKLRALVPLQDIATTASGIIHELQSERGRTVGVISSGFAADRRGELTTQREKTNAEMRNFRAHVAKADMAALPKRVVEKLAYVEQDLKQLDAHRALVDGRKVSVEESLEYYSTINSHLIDVIAVASEYSPAQEVTVLLLPYLYLVQTMESASLERAHGASLLNDAEAGVYDAARYRAYRDQLRGEEVFLEEYHRFASKQEQKILVDALAQPEVARVEELREILASLEDTRDTHGLTAANWYEAATQWLATMRSIEDRTAEAIHTRTEELMGAADAAIFWLVATNVMVIIVFASIGLAGALPLSRRVGVFVDNLRAIAGGNRDIDLVDDQSQDDIGAMNRALVQFRDSIIAGEKEQEERTRQEAIAAEEKVKALKALADAVEGELQTTVVTISENGESLAARAQDLKRIGEEVSENQKEAVDAAEQASANAEAVSRLLEEVNSSLESVVAQVSETRSAADRAATTATGTGQVVGKLQEAATEVGAVVNLISEIAEQTNLLALNATIEAARAGDAGKGFAVVANEVKSLATQTQRSVSEITSQVALMQGTTEEAVGAMSQIHEVIEQINAAAAQIDEAVQTQRASAAEIASNAEQSTDGARRVTDRVGGISESLSRVDEVAVNVAEASSVLKNDIDGLESTIRRIVRTSTPEVDNRKDQRRKESKPVAEDRRSGGERRQVG
- a CDS encoding AAA family ATPase, with the translated sequence MPRLLVLSGLPGTGKTTLARPLARRLGAVYVRIDTIEQAMRSSEVAPVEVEDHGYRAGYGVTADNLALGRDVVAECVNPLAITRAAWREVARKAGADCHEIELVCSDLHKHRARVEGRVTDIPGLILPRWDDVLARDYEPWHGPHLMIDTAAMTPDEAVRHILHRIGLHS
- a CDS encoding PaaI family thioesterase, whose product is MSQTIPEGFSPHFRKSPLTDPWEPLYSRLLEDRIVLGLRADERHCNSRGIVHGGLITALADNAMGLSCVAAYKAKGFDTPPLVTITLHVDFLRAGSAGQWIEFSTTAIKTGAKIAAAQGVVTADGRDSAYCSATFSAA